The genomic region ACCCGGTCGTCTGCTGCGCAGACGACCACCCTCCCGCCTCCGGGGGGAGGGGAACAAGCGCGCCGTGTGGCCGCACTGTTGCCTATGAGCCATGGCCCTGACGCCCACGTCAGGGCTTGCGACAAGGACGCGACCTCCCCCGTAATCCGACAACTGTGGCCCTGACGCCCACGTCAGGGCCTGCGGTAAGCACATCGATTCCCGTGATGGCTTGGTTGTGGTGCGTCTCCGCCGAGTTGAGATTGATGCCCCGGTGCGGTGAAAGGCTACGACAGCCCCTGAAACAGTTGCCGAGAAACGTCCAACAGCCGATAATGACCTTATGCGCGGTTTTGTGCGTCATATCGGACGTCGCTGGGTCAACTTCGTCCACTATGTGGGCGGGGTGGTCATCATGCTCGGACGAGTCCTTTCGACCCTGCCGCGGCTGGTGCGCTCCTGGCACCTGGTGGTCGCGCAAATGCTGTCGGTGGGTGTGCAGTCGCTGCCGCTGGTGCTCCTGGTGTCGGTGTTTACCGGCGCGGTGGCCACCTGGCAGGCGGTCTATCAGTTCGAGGGGTATGTGCCGATGCGCTACATCGGCGGCGCCATCGGCAAGACCATCCTGCTGGAACTGGGGCCGGTGCTGACTGCCCTGGTCCTGACCGGACGGGTGGGCGCCTCGATGGCCGCCGAACTGGGCACGATGCGGGTGACCGAACAGATCGACGCGCTCGATGTGATGGGCATCGATCCGGTGCGCTACCTGGTCATGCCCCGCATTGCCGCCGGCTTCGTCATGCTCCCTGTGCTTGTGCTCTTCGCCAATTTTGTGGCGATTGTCGGAGCGCTGGTGGTGGCGGTGGTCTTCGGCGGGATTTCCAGTGAGATCTTCCTGAATGGGTTCAAGCTGCTGTTCAAAACCATCGATCTGAACGCGGGCCTGCTCAAGGCAATGGTGTTCGGACTGATCATCACGACCATCGGCTGTTATCAGGGATTCAACACCAAGGGCGGGGCGGAGGGGGTCGGACGCGCCACCACCAGCGCGGTGGTGGTCTCCTCGGCGCTCATCCTGATCGCTAACTACCTGATGGCCACCATCCTCTTTCGCATCTGAGGCGACGCCGGGATCCGATCATGCCGCCGACAGAACCCCACAGCGCGATCAACCCGGCCACAGCCGATCCCTCCGCCGGCGGCGTGATTGTGCTGCGTGGGGTGGTCAAGTCCTTCGATAAGCGTCCGGTGCTGGCCGGGATCGATCTGGATGTGGCCCGCGGCGAAACTCTGGTGGTCATCGGCAAATCAGGCACCGGCAAAAGCGTCCTGCTCAAGATCATCGCCGGATTGATAAAACCCGACGCCGGCACCGTAGCGATCAACGGCCTCCGGCTCGACCAGGTCGACCGCGACACGCTGATGGCGATCCGTCTGCGCATGGGCTTCGTCTTTCAGGGGGCCGCGCTCTTCGACTCGCTCACCATTGCTCAGAATGTCGGGTTGGGGTTGGCTGAAACTTCGCACCTGTACGATGACCAGATTGCCGCCATTGTCGCCGAGCGTCTTGAGTGGGTCGGACTGGCCGGTCAGGGGGACAAGTTGCCGTCGCAACTCTCCGGCGGGATGCGCAAACGCGCCTCGCTGGCGCGTGCCATCGCGATGGATCCGGAGATTGTCCTCTACGATGAACCCACCACCGGGCTCGATCCGGTGACCGCCGAAGGCATCAATGACCTGATCGTGTCGTTGCGCGAGCGGCTGAATGTGACCGCGATCGCCGTCACCCATGACATGCACTCGGCGTTCAAAATCGGCGACCGGATTGCGATGCTCGACGGCGGGCAGATCATCTTCTCCGGGAGCGTCGCCGAGGCCCGTGCCACCGATAACGCGCTGGTGCGACAATTCATCGCCGGCACCGTCGCCGACGCCGCGCGGCGGCCCTGATGGCGTCGGCGGAGATGGCGAGTGACGGCGGCCAAGGCAATGGCAATAGGATGACGGCCATCGCCTTGAGACAGGGTCAGACGCGCCGGAAGGATGATTGTTCCTTGAAGCCACGCGGGCCTCATGGAGAAACCGGTGGCCCAGCTCGGAGTCCACAGTCCAGTCGGGTAGGCAGGCGCGCCCTTAACGCGACCGTGCGTCCGGTGCGAGTTTCCATGGCCCGGCGGGCCCCGGCCATCCTCCGGGAGTCGATCTGTGCGCGGATGCGATCGTGTGGGCCGACCCGGCCGATCATTCTGTGTGGCCCTGGCCGAATTGCGAATGCAGGCATCTAATCCAGTGGCACTCTCGTCAAGGAGCAATGGCCCACCGCGCCTCGATATTTACGAGAGGACCGCGAGACGCTGCGGTCATCGGGTCGCTGACCGCTCATCCAATCGCCTGAGGATGTCACGCAGTTGACTGCGGAGCTCCGCGATTTCGCTGTCTTTTTCCGCAAGTCGCCGCGTCAGCGCCTGTATGGCGGCCAGCGCGACCCCCGCTTCGTCAATCGGAGAGATATAGCGTTCGTCTTCGCCGACGCCGAAGGCCGCATGGAAGTCTTGTGCCATCGGACCGATGTGACGAACCGAGTCTCGCTGAGAATTGTAGCTCCATTCTGAGATGGGCAGAGCGGCGACCTTGTGCAGGAGCGCATCGGAGTCGACTGGTTCGAATCCGTGTTTGGCGTTCTTATCGGAAAACGCGACCCAGCTGCCGCTGCCCGCTGGCAGCCAGGAAGAACTTGTGATCGCGCCGAGGGAGTCAATCCCGGTCGCGAAAAAGGCGCCGCCCGTCGTCCGGCAACAAAAGAAATTGGCGCCCGGAATGAGATTGGGGTCGTTCGGTTTCGGAAACAAGCTGTCGCTGGCAGCATCAGCCCACACGAACATCCCCGTCAGGGGCGCATAGGCGCGTCGGCCCGCGGTCAGCGAATAGCTACCCACAGCCACGCAGCCATAGCCGCCCGGGACCGATGACGCCATGCCGCCGGAGGTGTTGAACGCACCTCCGGAAACCACGGCGTATGGAGCCCACACGGCATTGTGAATTCCGCCGCCAATGGTCCCGCCGTCTGCAAAGACCAGGTTGTATAGCCCGCCCCCAACGGTCTGATGGCCGGCGCCAGGCGTGCCAGGGAAGACCCAGTTGCTGTCCCCTCCGCCGATCGTCGAATGATCGGAAGCCCCAATGTGGTGCCGTCCGCCGGCAACCGTGGTGAAATTGCCCGAAACCTCGTTGCTGTCTCCCGCCACAAACGTATGGGTGCCGGTGACCGTGTGCGTTCTTCCTATCGTCAGCGAGGATTGAAGCACCCCTCCCATCGCGCTGTCCACCGTTGCCACACGTTGGGCATATGGAGAAGTGACCAAACGAACGCGGGGCAAGACATACCCTTCCACATCGATCTCCAGCCACCGATTCTCACCGGCAAAGACGGCTTCGGCGAGTGGTGCAACCGCGCCGATTTCGGCGCTCCACAGACCCGCGGCATTGCAGTCAATCGATTGCGCCTCGGCGCCGCCGGCCGGCCAGATGGGATTGCCCGAGGATGAGTCGTCGTAGATGCGAAATAGGAAGTTCCGGGGTCCGGCTGGAAGCGGCGCACCCAGGACATCGGTCAGTCTCCCCTGAATTGTCATTCGAGTCGGAGCGGCAGACTGCGCAGCGGTGGACTGGAGAAGTACGCCAGCCACAGCGCAGAGTACAGCAGGGACGATACGCATGGTTTCTCCCACCGTCCGCGAAAGGACGGAGAACAAGTTTGATCCAATGCAGCAGTGCGAGGCGGTAAGTCAGACAATTCCGCTCCAATATCGCAAAATCCTTGACTCCGTCAAGAGGGTGACAGTGCCGACCACCGAAAGGTGATTGTGCTCAGCTCGCGCAGAAGCCTATCATCCGCGCATGAAGTCCAATCCTTCCAAGACCTTCTACGCCTGCGCCAATTGCGGATCGGTGTTTGCCCGCTGGGCGGGGCAATGCCCCGATTGCGGCGCCTGGGACACCCTCCACGAAGAAAAGGCCACCGGCGGTGTGCGCGGTGTCGAGAAGGGCGCGCGCAAGCGGCGCGAGGCGCCCGCCACCCAGACCATCGGCGAAATCGCCATCGACACCGCCGCGGTGATTGCCACCGGCATCAGCGAGTTTGATAACGTCCTCGGCGGCGGCGCGATGCCCGGATCGACCGTGTTGATCGGCGGCGAACCCGGCATCGGCAAATCGACCCTGCTTTTGCAGATCGCCGGACGCATGGCCAAGCGCGGCATTCCGACGCTCTATGTCTCCGGCGAGGAGTCGGCGGGACAAATCAAGCATCGCGCCCAGCGTCTGGGTGTCCCCGATGATCTGCACATCCTGACCGAGACCCAGCTGACCGACATTCTCTCTGCCGCCGATGCGATGACCCCCCGCCCGCGGGCGCTGGTGATCGATTCGATCCAGACCACCTTCGATCCGCAATGGCAAAGCCCGCCGGGCACGGTGTCGCAGGTGCGCGAATGCGCCGCGGCGATCAGCGACTGGGCGCAGGCGCACAACGCGGTCGCCTTCCTGATCGGGCATGTCACAAAGGAAGGCTTCATCGCCGGCCCCAAGGTGCTCGAGCATCTGGTCGACACCGTCCTGCAATTCGAGGGGGACCGCCGCCAGTGGATCCGTATCCTGCGCTGTCTGAAAAACCGCTTCGGCTCGACCAACGAGGTCGGCCTCTTTGAAATGAACGAGAAGGGGCTGGCCGAGGTGACCGATCCGTCCGGCCATTTCCTCTCCGGCGAGCCGGCCTCGCTGCATGCCCCCGGTTCGGCGGTGGCGGTGGCGATGGAGGGAAGGCGTCCGTTGCTGCTGGAGATTCAGGCGCTGGTCGGTCAGGGGGGAGGAGTGCCGCAGCGGGTGGTCTCCGGTTTTGATCCGCGTCGCAGCGCCATTCTCATTGCCATCCTCCAGAATATCGGCGGGCTCTCGCTCAATGGCCGCGACATCTTCGTCAACATCACCGGCGGTTTCGTCACCGATGAGCCGGCGGTCGATCTGGCCGCCGCGGTGGCCATCGCCTCATCGACCCTCAAACGTCCCGCCCCATCCCGCACCGTCTTCATCGGTGAGCTTGGCTTGGCCGGCGAGATTCGCGGCGTGCCGCAGATGCGTCAGCGCCTCATCGAAGCCGCCAAGATCGGTTTCCAGACCGCGATCATCCCCGCCATGAACGCCCGCGACGTGCAAAGCGGCGACATCGAAGCCCGCCCGATCGCCCGTATTGATCAGGCGTTGGGGATGTTGTAGCTATTGACCTACAACTGGAATCGCACCCTCGGATTGCCTATATTCTCCACCGCTTTGACCCATGCCTCCCCATGCATTCCGGCCCAATGACCGAATCCCCGACACGTCTGTCCTTCACGCTTCGCGCCGTCGATGGCCGCGCGCGTGTCGGCGAATTCATGGTCAACGGACGGGTGGTTGAGACTCCGGTCTTCATGCCGGTGGGAACCGCCGGTTCGGTCAAGGCCCTGCCGCCGGAGGATCTGGCGGCGCTCGGCGCACAGATCTGTCTGGGAAACACCTACCACCTCTACCTGCGACCCGGCGTCGAGATTGTGCGCCAAGCGGGGGGGCTGCATCGATTCATCAACTGGGAGGCCGCCATCCTGACCGACTCGGGCGGCTACCAGGTCTTCAGTCTGCAGGAGTTGCGGAAGATCGAACCCGATGGCGTGCGCTTCCGCTCGCACCTCGATGGTTCGGAGCACTTCTTCTCGCCGGAGGGAGTCTTCGACATCCAGGCGGGACTGGGCAGCGACATCGCCATGGTCCTCGATGTCTGCACCCCCTATCCCGCCGACCACGAGCAGGCCGCCAAAGATCTGGAAGTGACGCTTGATTGGGCACTTCAATCAAAGTCCCGAAGCGACTCATTGACAGGCAGTTATATGTCCAATATGTCCAATTGGTCCTATTCTTCTCTCCCCGCGCTCTTCGGCATCGTCCAGGGCTCGGTCTATGCGGACCTGCGCGCTGCTTCAGCTCGGCGGCTGGTGGAAATCGGCTTTGATGGCTATGCCATCGGCGGGCTTTCGGTCGGGGAGCCGAAGTCGGCGATGTGGGAAATGACCGAAGCGACAGTGCCGCATCTGCCGGCCGATCGGCCGCGGTATCTGATGGGCGTGGGGACCCCCGAAGACCTGATTATGGGCATCGACCGTGGAATTGACATGTTTGACTGTGTGCTGCCCACACGCGCGGCGCGTCACGGCACGGCCTTCACCCCCGATGGCCCGCTGACGGTCAAAGCCGGGCGCTACAGCGATGATTTCACGCCGCTTGATGCTGAATGCACCTGCCCGACCTGTCGCGGCTACACGCGCGCCTATATCCGCCACCTGTTCAACGCCGGCGAGATCAGCGCAATGATATTGACCACACGCCACAATTTGCATTTCTACCTGTCCGTCATGCGCCGGGCGCGCCGGGCCATCCGCGGGAGTGAATGGACCTCATTCCGCGACGGTTTCCTGGCCCGTTACCGGTCGGACGCACACAACCGTTCATAAGGAGGATTTGTGATACACTGGCTGCTGGCGATGGCGCCGCCCCCGTCCGATGGCTCCTCGCCCAATCCGCTTCTGACGTTCCTGCCGTTCCTGCTCATGATCGTCGTGGTCTGGTTCCTGCTCATCCGGCCGCAGCGCAAGCGCGCCAAGGAGCACACCGCGATGCTCTCGTCGCTGCAGAAGGGCGACCGGGTGGTGACCAACTCCGGGATGATCGGGGTGATTGTCGGCTTCAACGAGCCCGAGAATATCGTGGTGTTGAAGGTCGGCGATGACACCAAAGTCGAGTTTCTCAAGTCGGCGGTCGCCGGCAAACTGGACCGATAATCGCGGCGGGTCTTGCCATGCGCCGTCTGTGGTCGACCAGAACCGACACGGTCCGTCTGTTCGACGATGCCGTCCTGCGTGCGCCGGTGCGCGATGTGACCGATTTCGGCGCGTCGTTGCGCGCGCTCATCGACCGCCTGTTGCGCGTCCAGCGCCGAGAACGCGCCGTGGGTGTCGCCGCCACCCAGATCGGCGAGTCGTGGAATGTCTTTGTGCTCAACGGCGCCGAACTTCGCCGCGGCGGCAAGCAGGAAGTCTACGTCAACCCGCGCATCCTCCGCGAGGAGGGGCAGGACACCGATGAGGAGGGCTGCCTGTCGTTTCCGGGGCTGTTCATTCCGGTGGTGCGCCCGCAACGGGTCGAGATCGAGGCGCTCGATGCCGATGGCCGGCGTTTCACCCGCGAGGGCGCCGGGTTGCGCGCGCGGGCCTTCAGCCATGAAACCGACCACCTGCTGGGGCGTTTAATCGTTGACCGTGTCGATCCCGAGCTGCGGGAGTCGGTCCTCGCCCGTATGAGGGCGCTACGGCGCAAACAGGTATAGTTTCCGTGAACCTCGTCTTCTTCGGCACCGCGGATTTTGGCATTCCGATATTGCAGGCGCTCCTGCGCAGCCCGCGCCATCGCCTGGTGGCGGCGGTGACCGGCCCTGACAAGCCGCGCGGACGCGGTCAGGAGCGGCAGCCGACACCGGTCGGACAATGGCTGGCCGATACGGGCTTCCCGCGCATTGTCAAGCCCGAGGACCTGCGCGATCCGCACCTGCATCGGCAGTTGCAGGCGATGGGAGCCGACGCCTATGTCGTCGTCGCCTACCGAATCCTCCCCGAGGCGATCTACACCATCCCGCGCTTTGCCTTCAATCTCCATGCCTCGCTTCTGCCGGCCTATCGCGGCGCCGCGCCGATCCAGCGCGCCATCATGGCCGGCGAAACCGAAACCGGCGTGACCACGTTCCTGCTGCGCAAGCAGGTCGACACCGGTGACATCCTCCTGCAACGCTCGTTGGCGATCGATCCGGAAGAGAATTGCGGCGAATTGATGGCGCGAATGGCGACCCTGGGCGCCACGGTGGTCCTCGAGACGCTGGACGGTCTGGAGCGCGGCGATCTGGTTCCGCAACCGCAGGACCCGTCGAAGGCCTCCCCGGCGCCGAAAATTACCGACGAGGACCTGATTCTGACCTTTGCCCAGCCGTCAGAGCGGCTGATCAACCGCGTCCGGGCGCTGGCCCCGCGTCCGGGCGGCTACACGATCTTCCGCGGCGGCGCGATCAAGGTGCTCGCGTTGCGGCCCTATCCCGACGCATCTTTACATTCACGCCCCGGCGCGATTGTCGCCGTCGACAAGACCCTGGGGCCGGTGGTCGCCACCGCCGACCGGTGCGTGACCTTTGATCTCATCCAGCCGGCCGGGAAAAAGCCGATGACGGGCGCCGATTTCGCCCATGGCCACCATCCCGATGTCGGCGAATCCTTCACCACGCCACTGAGCGATCCTTTCTAATGCGAAACGAACACGAGCCACACACAGACACAGGCGCCGC from bacterium harbors:
- a CDS encoding ABC transporter permease, producing the protein MRGFVRHIGRRWVNFVHYVGGVVIMLGRVLSTLPRLVRSWHLVVAQMLSVGVQSLPLVLLVSVFTGAVATWQAVYQFEGYVPMRYIGGAIGKTILLELGPVLTALVLTGRVGASMAAELGTMRVTEQIDALDVMGIDPVRYLVMPRIAAGFVMLPVLVLFANFVAIVGALVVAVVFGGISSEIFLNGFKLLFKTIDLNAGLLKAMVFGLIITTIGCYQGFNTKGGAEGVGRATTSAVVVSSALILIANYLMATILFRI
- a CDS encoding ABC transporter ATP-binding protein, which encodes MPPTEPHSAINPATADPSAGGVIVLRGVVKSFDKRPVLAGIDLDVARGETLVVIGKSGTGKSVLLKIIAGLIKPDAGTVAINGLRLDQVDRDTLMAIRLRMGFVFQGAALFDSLTIAQNVGLGLAETSHLYDDQIAAIVAERLEWVGLAGQGDKLPSQLSGGMRKRASLARAIAMDPEIVLYDEPTTGLDPVTAEGINDLIVSLRERLNVTAIAVTHDMHSAFKIGDRIAMLDGGQIIFSGSVAEARATDNALVRQFIAGTVADAARRP
- a CDS encoding tail fiber domain-containing protein translates to MRIVPAVLCAVAGVLLQSTAAQSAAPTRMTIQGRLTDVLGAPLPAGPRNFLFRIYDDSSSGNPIWPAGGAEAQSIDCNAAGLWSAEIGAVAPLAEAVFAGENRWLEIDVEGYVLPRVRLVTSPYAQRVATVDSAMGGVLQSSLTIGRTHTVTGTHTFVAGDSNEVSGNFTTVAGGRHHIGASDHSTIGGGDSNWVFPGTPGAGHQTVGGGLYNLVFADGGTIGGGIHNAVWAPYAVVSGGAFNTSGGMASSVPGGYGCVAVGSYSLTAGRRAYAPLTGMFVWADAASDSLFPKPNDPNLIPGANFFCCRTTGGAFFATGIDSLGAITSSSWLPAGSGSWVAFSDKNAKHGFEPVDSDALLHKVAALPISEWSYNSQRDSVRHIGPMAQDFHAAFGVGEDERYISPIDEAGVALAAIQALTRRLAEKDSEIAELRSQLRDILRRLDERSATR
- the radA gene encoding DNA repair protein RadA translates to MKSNPSKTFYACANCGSVFARWAGQCPDCGAWDTLHEEKATGGVRGVEKGARKRREAPATQTIGEIAIDTAAVIATGISEFDNVLGGGAMPGSTVLIGGEPGIGKSTLLLQIAGRMAKRGIPTLYVSGEESAGQIKHRAQRLGVPDDLHILTETQLTDILSAADAMTPRPRALVIDSIQTTFDPQWQSPPGTVSQVRECAAAISDWAQAHNAVAFLIGHVTKEGFIAGPKVLEHLVDTVLQFEGDRRQWIRILRCLKNRFGSTNEVGLFEMNEKGLAEVTDPSGHFLSGEPASLHAPGSAVAVAMEGRRPLLLEIQALVGQGGGVPQRVVSGFDPRRSAILIAILQNIGGLSLNGRDIFVNITGGFVTDEPAVDLAAAVAIASSTLKRPAPSRTVFIGELGLAGEIRGVPQMRQRLIEAAKIGFQTAIIPAMNARDVQSGDIEARPIARIDQALGML
- the tgt gene encoding tRNA guanosine(34) transglycosylase Tgt yields the protein MTESPTRLSFTLRAVDGRARVGEFMVNGRVVETPVFMPVGTAGSVKALPPEDLAALGAQICLGNTYHLYLRPGVEIVRQAGGLHRFINWEAAILTDSGGYQVFSLQELRKIEPDGVRFRSHLDGSEHFFSPEGVFDIQAGLGSDIAMVLDVCTPYPADHEQAAKDLEVTLDWALQSKSRSDSLTGSYMSNMSNWSYSSLPALFGIVQGSVYADLRAASARRLVEIGFDGYAIGGLSVGEPKSAMWEMTEATVPHLPADRPRYLMGVGTPEDLIMGIDRGIDMFDCVLPTRAARHGTAFTPDGPLTVKAGRYSDDFTPLDAECTCPTCRGYTRAYIRHLFNAGEISAMILTTRHNLHFYLSVMRRARRAIRGSEWTSFRDGFLARYRSDAHNRS
- the yajC gene encoding preprotein translocase subunit YajC, translated to MIHWLLAMAPPPSDGSSPNPLLTFLPFLLMIVVVWFLLIRPQRKRAKEHTAMLSSLQKGDRVVTNSGMIGVIVGFNEPENIVVLKVGDDTKVEFLKSAVAGKLDR
- a CDS encoding peptide deformylase, giving the protein MRRLWSTRTDTVRLFDDAVLRAPVRDVTDFGASLRALIDRLLRVQRRERAVGVAATQIGESWNVFVLNGAELRRGGKQEVYVNPRILREEGQDTDEEGCLSFPGLFIPVVRPQRVEIEALDADGRRFTREGAGLRARAFSHETDHLLGRLIVDRVDPELRESVLARMRALRRKQV
- the fmt gene encoding methionyl-tRNA formyltransferase, translating into MNLVFFGTADFGIPILQALLRSPRHRLVAAVTGPDKPRGRGQERQPTPVGQWLADTGFPRIVKPEDLRDPHLHRQLQAMGADAYVVVAYRILPEAIYTIPRFAFNLHASLLPAYRGAAPIQRAIMAGETETGVTTFLLRKQVDTGDILLQRSLAIDPEENCGELMARMATLGATVVLETLDGLERGDLVPQPQDPSKASPAPKITDEDLILTFAQPSERLINRVRALAPRPGGYTIFRGGAIKVLALRPYPDASLHSRPGAIVAVDKTLGPVVATADRCVTFDLIQPAGKKPMTGADFAHGHHPDVGESFTTPLSDPF